A section of the Delphinus delphis chromosome 1, mDelDel1.2, whole genome shotgun sequence genome encodes:
- the TEX38 gene encoding testis-expressed protein 38 yields MDSQREDLSLPGVWVPLYFGFLGLCSVITGGCILFLHWRKNLRRERRAREWMEVMRAAAFTYSPLLYWINKRRHYGMNAAINMGPPPDATKTETDTQNSDHPWELDIPESRSYATQDSSPKVEAPSPLQPAVQLIPQQPLPSPVLRPQASSRPPIPIFQEVPFALSLCNLPPMLNHSVSYPLATCPERNIHFHSLPTLAQGDHCLNAKLSASEV; encoded by the exons ATGGATTCCCAAAGGGAGGACCTCAGCCTCCCTGGTG TGTGGGTGCCACTGTACTTTGGATTCCTGGGGCTGTGTTCTGTGATAACCGGCGGCTGCATTCTCTTTCTGCACTGGAGGAAGAACCTGCGGCGGGAAAGGCGTGCCCGGGAGTGGATGGAGGTGATGCGAGCAGCCGCATTTACCTACAGCCCGCTGTTGTACTGGATTAACAAGCGACGGCACTATGGCATGAACGCGGCCATCAACATGGGCCCTCCCCCTGATGCCACCAAGACCGAGACTGACACCCAGAATTCAGATCACCCGTGGGAGTTGGACATCCCCGAGAGCAGGAGCTATGCTACTCAAGACAGCAGCCCCAAGGTGgaggcccccagccccctgcaacCTGCAGTGCAGCTGATCCCACAGCAGCCCCTACCTTCCCCGGTGCTGCGGCCCCAGGCCAGCTCCCGACCCCCGATTCCCATTTTTCAGGAGGTGCCCTTTGCCCTCTCGCTGTGTAACCTACCCCCGATGCTGAACCACTCAGTCTCCTACCCTTTGGCCACCTGTCCTGAAAGGAACATCCACTTCCATTCCCTCCCCACACTGGCCCAGGGGGACCACTGCTTAAATGCCAAGCTGTCTGCTTCAGAAGTGTAG